The Stigmatopora argus isolate UIUO_Sarg chromosome 23, RoL_Sarg_1.0, whole genome shotgun sequence genome contains a region encoding:
- the caprin2 gene encoding caprin-2 isoform X2 produces the protein MVQLPPSPTMSVITGEPSEDQKDNQEDTCFEFPTPYHEYENYIDNGLICLKHKVRNMEKKKLKLEHYKRRLEKGEVLNKDQVAAVGTYEQVVHNLEFARELNKVLDGLAQSLLRSQKKAVKKEQLVRTEADRGRLSTLLKVQQILGVIQEEQVQKDLLCGRNQAPFLPAHRLNSLSQLAVLLGVRQEDRLGSEQLTQQAAGLYIDLLDGTEEPVAGSTFKLLKDELTKLLNYNYFFRLLPRATQVISKATQTAISKEGKPNKAKREQNPKRGFPEVPLNSANFPKDPTMRKKHLEDLMNEIRGSFSFIQDSLLDYENSLENGHFAFKRELSELSSPPGTLRNSSDVLPKEMHSTPLPTRLLHTETPLTNGDQCLESYKLDISSNESLHLPEQKALSPPLFCNREPAIALLQVEPKCTHSSTQTPDEFAVSEDDTQTCIFQTNFKNFGLLCASKESEAQHVCGCGGQHHSRVWRNSSQVSSLDHGEEFTTVDSGHGDSLPVSLVEVPQSPRGHHHASMLPMHLYPVSQPLRVAFTASRTANFAPGNLDQPIVFDQLHSNLGEMFDTRIGRFTCPANGIYVFMFHILKLAVNVPLYINLMCNQEVMVSAYANDGAPDHETASNHAILPLFQGDQVWLRLHRGAIYGSTWKYSTFSGFLLYQD, from the exons ATGGTACAGCTTCCTCCTTCCCCAACGATGAGTGTCATCACTGGCGAGCCGTCGGAGGACCAGAAGGACAACCAAGAAGATACCTGCTTTGAATTCCCCACCCCTTATCACGAGTACGAAAACTACATCGATAACGGGCTCATCTGTCTCAAGCACAAGGTTCGCAACATGGAGAAAAAGAAG TTAAAACTGGAACACTACAAGAGACGTCTGGAAAAGGGTGAAGTTCTTAACAAAGACCAAGTG GCTGCCGTCGGTACATATGAGCAAGTGGTTCACAACTTGGAATTTGCCCGGGAGCTCAATAAAGTTCTGGATGGCTTGGCGCAAAGC CTTCTGAGATCGCAGAAGAAGGCGGTAAAGAAGGAGCAGCTGGTAAGGACGGAGGCAGACAGGGGGCGCTTAAGCACGCTCCTCAAAGTGCAACAAATCCTCGGCGTCATCCAAGAGGAGCAGGTCCAAAAAGACCTTCTCTGTGGTCGTAACCAAGCGCCTTTCCTGCCCGCGCACCGTCTGAACAGCCTGAGCCAGCTGGCCGTCCTGCTCGGCGTGAGGCAGGAGGACCGACTTGG TTCGGAGCAGCTGACGCAGCAGGCAGCTGGATTGTACATCGACCTTTTGGATGGAACAGAAGAGCCTGTGGCTGGATCGACAT ttaAATTGCTGAAAGACGAGCTGACCAAATTACTAAACTACAATTacttctttcgtcttctgcccAGAGCAACTCAAG TGATATCAAAAGCGACACAGACTGCAATATCCAAAGAG GGAAAGCCTAATAAAGCTAAAAGAGAACAAAATCCCAAACGC GGTTTCCCTGAAGTTCCGTTAAATTCCGCGAACTTTCCCAAAGACCCAAccatgagaaaaaaacacttggaGGACTTAATGAATGAGATCCGTGGCTCGTTCAGTTTCATACAG GATTCTCTTCTTGATTATGAGAACTCTTTGGAAAATGGACACTTTGCTTTTAAGAGGGAACTGTCTGAGTTGTCATCTCCTCCAG GCACTTTAAGAAACTCAAGTGATGTGTTGCCAAAAGAAATGCAC TCCACCCCACTGCCTACCAGGCTTCTACACACTGAAACCCCGCTGACCAATGGGGACCAGTGCCTAGAAAGCTACAAGCTGGACATTTCTTCAAAT GAGTCCCTGCATTTGCCTGAACAGAAAGCCTTATCACCGCCGTTGTTTTGTAACCGGGAGCCAGCGATCGCT TTGCTTCAGGTAGAGCCGAAGTGCACTCATTCCAGCACCCAAACTCCAGATGAGTTTGCGGTCTCAGAAGATGACACGCAAACATGCATTTTCCAGACTAATTTCAAGAATTTTGGGCTGCTGTGTGCTTCAAAG GAATCTGAAGCTCAACATGTCTGTGGATGTGGAGGACAGCATCATTCCAGAG TCTGGCGTAACTCCTCGCAAGTGAGCAGCCTTGACCATGGTGAAGAATTCACAACGGTGGATTCAGGACACGGAGATTCACTTCCAGTCTCTCTTGTTGAGGTTCCCCAGAGTCCTCGCGGACACCACCACGCTTCCATGCTTCCCATGCATCTCTACCCTGTTTCCCAGCCACTTCGAGTGGCTTTCACAGCTTCCCGCACGGCCAACTTTGCCCCGGGTAACCTCGATCAGCCCATTGTTTTCGATCAGCTCCACAGCAACCTCGGAGAGATGTTCGATACCCGCATCGGTCGCTTCACCTGCCCTGCCAACGGAATCTACGTTTTCATGTTCCACATCCTTAAACTGGCTGTGAACGTGCCACTTTACATCAACCTCATGTGCAACCAAGAGGTCATGGTGTCGGCGTACGCCAACGATGGCGCGCCGGATCACGAGACGGCGAGCAACCACGCCATCCTGCCGCTCTTCCAAGGAGATCAGGTTTGGTTAAGGTTGCATCGCGGTGCCATTTATGGAAGCACTTGGAAGTACAGTacattttctgggtttttacTTTACCAGGACTGA
- the caprin2 gene encoding caprin-2 isoform X1, with protein MVQLPPSPTMSVITGEPSEDQKDNQEDTCFEFPTPYHEYENYIDNGLICLKHKVRNMEKKKLKLEHYKRRLEKGEVLNKDQVAAVGTYEQVVHNLEFARELNKVLDGLAQSLLRSQKKAVKKEQLVRTEADRGRLSTLLKVQQILGVIQEEQVQKDLLCGRNQAPFLPAHRLNSLSQLAVLLGVRQEDRLGSEQLTQQAAGLYIDLLDGTEEPVAGSTFKLLKDELTKLLNYNYFFRLLPRATQVISKATQTAISKEGKPNKAKREQNPKRGFPEVPLNSANFPKDPTMRKKHLEDLMNEIRGSFSFIQDSLLDYENSLENGHFAFKRELSELSSPPAGTLRNSSDVLPKEMHSTPLPTRLLHTETPLTNGDQCLESYKLDISSNESLHLPEQKALSPPLFCNREPAIALLQVEPKCTHSSTQTPDEFAVSEDDTQTCIFQTNFKNFGLLCASKESEAQHVCGCGGQHHSRVWRNSSQVSSLDHGEEFTTVDSGHGDSLPVSLVEVPQSPRGHHHASMLPMHLYPVSQPLRVAFTASRTANFAPGNLDQPIVFDQLHSNLGEMFDTRIGRFTCPANGIYVFMFHILKLAVNVPLYINLMCNQEVMVSAYANDGAPDHETASNHAILPLFQGDQVWLRLHRGAIYGSTWKYSTFSGFLLYQD; from the exons ATGGTACAGCTTCCTCCTTCCCCAACGATGAGTGTCATCACTGGCGAGCCGTCGGAGGACCAGAAGGACAACCAAGAAGATACCTGCTTTGAATTCCCCACCCCTTATCACGAGTACGAAAACTACATCGATAACGGGCTCATCTGTCTCAAGCACAAGGTTCGCAACATGGAGAAAAAGAAG TTAAAACTGGAACACTACAAGAGACGTCTGGAAAAGGGTGAAGTTCTTAACAAAGACCAAGTG GCTGCCGTCGGTACATATGAGCAAGTGGTTCACAACTTGGAATTTGCCCGGGAGCTCAATAAAGTTCTGGATGGCTTGGCGCAAAGC CTTCTGAGATCGCAGAAGAAGGCGGTAAAGAAGGAGCAGCTGGTAAGGACGGAGGCAGACAGGGGGCGCTTAAGCACGCTCCTCAAAGTGCAACAAATCCTCGGCGTCATCCAAGAGGAGCAGGTCCAAAAAGACCTTCTCTGTGGTCGTAACCAAGCGCCTTTCCTGCCCGCGCACCGTCTGAACAGCCTGAGCCAGCTGGCCGTCCTGCTCGGCGTGAGGCAGGAGGACCGACTTGG TTCGGAGCAGCTGACGCAGCAGGCAGCTGGATTGTACATCGACCTTTTGGATGGAACAGAAGAGCCTGTGGCTGGATCGACAT ttaAATTGCTGAAAGACGAGCTGACCAAATTACTAAACTACAATTacttctttcgtcttctgcccAGAGCAACTCAAG TGATATCAAAAGCGACACAGACTGCAATATCCAAAGAG GGAAAGCCTAATAAAGCTAAAAGAGAACAAAATCCCAAACGC GGTTTCCCTGAAGTTCCGTTAAATTCCGCGAACTTTCCCAAAGACCCAAccatgagaaaaaaacacttggaGGACTTAATGAATGAGATCCGTGGCTCGTTCAGTTTCATACAG GATTCTCTTCTTGATTATGAGAACTCTTTGGAAAATGGACACTTTGCTTTTAAGAGGGAACTGTCTGAGTTGTCATCTCCTCCAG cAGGCACTTTAAGAAACTCAAGTGATGTGTTGCCAAAAGAAATGCAC TCCACCCCACTGCCTACCAGGCTTCTACACACTGAAACCCCGCTGACCAATGGGGACCAGTGCCTAGAAAGCTACAAGCTGGACATTTCTTCAAAT GAGTCCCTGCATTTGCCTGAACAGAAAGCCTTATCACCGCCGTTGTTTTGTAACCGGGAGCCAGCGATCGCT TTGCTTCAGGTAGAGCCGAAGTGCACTCATTCCAGCACCCAAACTCCAGATGAGTTTGCGGTCTCAGAAGATGACACGCAAACATGCATTTTCCAGACTAATTTCAAGAATTTTGGGCTGCTGTGTGCTTCAAAG GAATCTGAAGCTCAACATGTCTGTGGATGTGGAGGACAGCATCATTCCAGAG TCTGGCGTAACTCCTCGCAAGTGAGCAGCCTTGACCATGGTGAAGAATTCACAACGGTGGATTCAGGACACGGAGATTCACTTCCAGTCTCTCTTGTTGAGGTTCCCCAGAGTCCTCGCGGACACCACCACGCTTCCATGCTTCCCATGCATCTCTACCCTGTTTCCCAGCCACTTCGAGTGGCTTTCACAGCTTCCCGCACGGCCAACTTTGCCCCGGGTAACCTCGATCAGCCCATTGTTTTCGATCAGCTCCACAGCAACCTCGGAGAGATGTTCGATACCCGCATCGGTCGCTTCACCTGCCCTGCCAACGGAATCTACGTTTTCATGTTCCACATCCTTAAACTGGCTGTGAACGTGCCACTTTACATCAACCTCATGTGCAACCAAGAGGTCATGGTGTCGGCGTACGCCAACGATGGCGCGCCGGATCACGAGACGGCGAGCAACCACGCCATCCTGCCGCTCTTCCAAGGAGATCAGGTTTGGTTAAGGTTGCATCGCGGTGCCATTTATGGAAGCACTTGGAAGTACAGTacattttctgggtttttacTTTACCAGGACTGA
- the caprin2 gene encoding caprin-2 isoform X3 gives MVQLPPSPTMSVITGEPSEDQKDNQEDTCFEFPTPYHEYENYIDNGLICLKHKVRNMEKKKLKLEHYKRRLEKGEVLNKDQVAAVGTYEQVVHNLEFARELNKVLDGLAQSLLRSQKKAVKKEQLVRTEADRGRLSTLLKVQQILGVIQEEQVQKDLLCGRNQAPFLPAHRLNSLSQLAVLLGVRQEDRLGSEQLTQQAAGLYIDLLDGTEEPVAGSTFKLLKDELTKLLNYNYFFRLLPRATQVISKATQTAISKEGKPNKAKREQNPKRGFPEVPLNSANFPKDPTMRKKHLEDLMNEIRGSFSFIQDSLLDYENSLENGHFAFKRELSELSSPPAGTLRNSSDVLPKEMHSTPLPTRLLHTETPLTNGDQCLESYKLDISSNESLHLPEQKALSPPLFCNREPAIALLQVEPKCTHSSTQTPDEFAVSEDDTQTCIFQTNFKNFGLLCASKESEAQHVCGCGGQHHSRVWRNSSQVPQSPRGHHHASMLPMHLYPVSQPLRVAFTASRTANFAPGNLDQPIVFDQLHSNLGEMFDTRIGRFTCPANGIYVFMFHILKLAVNVPLYINLMCNQEVMVSAYANDGAPDHETASNHAILPLFQGDQVWLRLHRGAIYGSTWKYSTFSGFLLYQD, from the exons ATGGTACAGCTTCCTCCTTCCCCAACGATGAGTGTCATCACTGGCGAGCCGTCGGAGGACCAGAAGGACAACCAAGAAGATACCTGCTTTGAATTCCCCACCCCTTATCACGAGTACGAAAACTACATCGATAACGGGCTCATCTGTCTCAAGCACAAGGTTCGCAACATGGAGAAAAAGAAG TTAAAACTGGAACACTACAAGAGACGTCTGGAAAAGGGTGAAGTTCTTAACAAAGACCAAGTG GCTGCCGTCGGTACATATGAGCAAGTGGTTCACAACTTGGAATTTGCCCGGGAGCTCAATAAAGTTCTGGATGGCTTGGCGCAAAGC CTTCTGAGATCGCAGAAGAAGGCGGTAAAGAAGGAGCAGCTGGTAAGGACGGAGGCAGACAGGGGGCGCTTAAGCACGCTCCTCAAAGTGCAACAAATCCTCGGCGTCATCCAAGAGGAGCAGGTCCAAAAAGACCTTCTCTGTGGTCGTAACCAAGCGCCTTTCCTGCCCGCGCACCGTCTGAACAGCCTGAGCCAGCTGGCCGTCCTGCTCGGCGTGAGGCAGGAGGACCGACTTGG TTCGGAGCAGCTGACGCAGCAGGCAGCTGGATTGTACATCGACCTTTTGGATGGAACAGAAGAGCCTGTGGCTGGATCGACAT ttaAATTGCTGAAAGACGAGCTGACCAAATTACTAAACTACAATTacttctttcgtcttctgcccAGAGCAACTCAAG TGATATCAAAAGCGACACAGACTGCAATATCCAAAGAG GGAAAGCCTAATAAAGCTAAAAGAGAACAAAATCCCAAACGC GGTTTCCCTGAAGTTCCGTTAAATTCCGCGAACTTTCCCAAAGACCCAAccatgagaaaaaaacacttggaGGACTTAATGAATGAGATCCGTGGCTCGTTCAGTTTCATACAG GATTCTCTTCTTGATTATGAGAACTCTTTGGAAAATGGACACTTTGCTTTTAAGAGGGAACTGTCTGAGTTGTCATCTCCTCCAG cAGGCACTTTAAGAAACTCAAGTGATGTGTTGCCAAAAGAAATGCAC TCCACCCCACTGCCTACCAGGCTTCTACACACTGAAACCCCGCTGACCAATGGGGACCAGTGCCTAGAAAGCTACAAGCTGGACATTTCTTCAAAT GAGTCCCTGCATTTGCCTGAACAGAAAGCCTTATCACCGCCGTTGTTTTGTAACCGGGAGCCAGCGATCGCT TTGCTTCAGGTAGAGCCGAAGTGCACTCATTCCAGCACCCAAACTCCAGATGAGTTTGCGGTCTCAGAAGATGACACGCAAACATGCATTTTCCAGACTAATTTCAAGAATTTTGGGCTGCTGTGTGCTTCAAAG GAATCTGAAGCTCAACATGTCTGTGGATGTGGAGGACAGCATCATTCCAGAG TCTGGCGTAACTCCTCGCAA GTTCCCCAGAGTCCTCGCGGACACCACCACGCTTCCATGCTTCCCATGCATCTCTACCCTGTTTCCCAGCCACTTCGAGTGGCTTTCACAGCTTCCCGCACGGCCAACTTTGCCCCGGGTAACCTCGATCAGCCCATTGTTTTCGATCAGCTCCACAGCAACCTCGGAGAGATGTTCGATACCCGCATCGGTCGCTTCACCTGCCCTGCCAACGGAATCTACGTTTTCATGTTCCACATCCTTAAACTGGCTGTGAACGTGCCACTTTACATCAACCTCATGTGCAACCAAGAGGTCATGGTGTCGGCGTACGCCAACGATGGCGCGCCGGATCACGAGACGGCGAGCAACCACGCCATCCTGCCGCTCTTCCAAGGAGATCAGGTTTGGTTAAGGTTGCATCGCGGTGCCATTTATGGAAGCACTTGGAAGTACAGTacattttctgggtttttacTTTACCAGGACTGA